In one Bacillus sp. PK3_68 genomic region, the following are encoded:
- a CDS encoding enoyl-CoA hydratase-related protein: protein MSTVLYTKENNIAYVTINREKALNCFNYETLKRLQEVTDEISIDPEVKVVIFTGAGEKAFSAGADLKERKTLTETEVRRNVKAIRDVFNSIAALPQPTIAAVNGYALGGGFELMIACDFPIAAAGVQMGLTETSWAIIPGAGGTQRLPRLVGEMKAKELIFTAKKFTAEEGLALGVVLKVVQKEELMTACEQLAADMMKNGPVALKQAKYAIIQGMNTDLQTGLAIESKAYELTIPTEDRLEALQAFSEKRAPKFIGK from the coding sequence ATGTCGACTGTTTTATATACAAAGGAAAACAACATTGCCTATGTAACGATTAACCGTGAAAAAGCTCTCAACTGTTTTAACTACGAGACACTTAAACGCCTGCAAGAAGTAACCGATGAAATCTCCATTGACCCGGAAGTAAAGGTCGTAATTTTTACCGGTGCCGGTGAAAAAGCATTCAGTGCCGGTGCGGATTTAAAAGAGCGTAAAACATTGACAGAAACAGAAGTCCGCCGAAATGTTAAAGCGATTCGTGATGTTTTTAACAGCATTGCTGCCCTTCCACAGCCGACAATTGCTGCTGTAAATGGCTACGCGCTTGGTGGCGGGTTTGAATTGATGATCGCCTGCGACTTCCCAATCGCGGCAGCGGGGGTCCAGATGGGGCTTACAGAAACAAGCTGGGCGATCATCCCGGGAGCTGGCGGCACACAGCGTTTGCCAAGATTGGTAGGAGAAATGAAAGCGAAAGAACTTATTTTTACCGCCAAGAAATTTACGGCTGAAGAAGGCTTAGCACTCGGTGTAGTATTAAAAGTTGTGCAGAAGGAAGAATTAATGACTGCCTGTGAACAGCTTGCCGCCGATATGATGAAAAATGGACCTGTTGCCTTAAAGCAAGCCAAATATGCCATTATCCAAGGAATGAATACCGATTTGCAAACAGGACTTGCTATTGAGTCGAAAGCGTACGAACTCACGATTCCGACAGAAGATCGCTTAGAGGCGCTTCAGGCATTCAGTGAAAAAAGAGCACCAAAATTTATTGGAAAGTAA
- the pcaF gene encoding 3-oxoadipyl-CoA thiolase, which yields MREVVIVDAVRTPIGRYKGALKDVRPDDLGAVVIKALLERNPSLPPEQIEEVIFGNANQAGEDNRNVARMSALLAGLPVEVGGTTVNRLCGSGLDAVMYAARAIAVGEGDIFIAGGTESMTRAPLVMAKPDKDFPRGNMELQDTTIGWRFTNPKLHEMYGTDSMPQTAENVAQRYNISREDQDKFAFESQQRAKKAMEENRFAEEIVPVVYKDRKGNEIVIDTDEHPRPDTTIEKLGKLRPLFADGTVTAGNASGVNDGASALLIMSAEKAKELDLKPLAKYVTGATAGLEPAVMGLGPIYASRKALGRAGLTVDDLGLIELNEAFASQSLECIRQLELDQSKVNVNGGAIAFGHPLGASGARILTTLLYEMKKRDEKYGLATMCIGVGQGIAAIVENINE from the coding sequence ATGAGAGAAGTAGTCATTGTTGATGCAGTCCGCACACCGATTGGTAGATATAAAGGAGCTTTAAAAGACGTTAGACCGGATGATCTTGGCGCCGTTGTTATTAAAGCGCTGCTTGAAAGAAATCCGAGTCTTCCGCCTGAACAAATTGAAGAAGTCATTTTTGGCAATGCCAATCAGGCGGGTGAAGACAACCGTAACGTAGCGAGAATGTCCGCTTTGCTTGCGGGACTTCCAGTGGAAGTCGGCGGCACGACAGTGAACCGTCTGTGCGGTTCAGGGCTTGATGCTGTGATGTATGCAGCGAGAGCGATTGCCGTTGGCGAAGGGGACATCTTTATTGCCGGGGGAACAGAAAGCATGACACGCGCACCGCTCGTTATGGCAAAGCCGGATAAGGACTTCCCGCGTGGAAACATGGAATTGCAAGATACGACGATTGGCTGGCGCTTTACGAATCCAAAGCTTCACGAAATGTACGGAACAGATTCTATGCCGCAAACGGCAGAAAATGTAGCGCAGCGTTATAACATTTCCCGTGAGGATCAGGATAAATTTGCGTTTGAAAGCCAGCAGCGTGCAAAAAAAGCCATGGAAGAAAACCGTTTTGCGGAAGAGATTGTGCCGGTCGTATATAAAGACCGCAAAGGGAATGAAATTGTCATCGATACGGATGAGCATCCGCGACCAGATACAACTATTGAAAAGCTTGGCAAGCTAAGACCACTGTTTGCAGATGGAACAGTGACAGCTGGAAATGCCTCAGGTGTAAATGATGGAGCTTCTGCTTTGCTAATTATGAGCGCCGAAAAAGCGAAGGAATTGGACTTGAAGCCGCTTGCCAAATACGTTACAGGAGCGACAGCGGGACTAGAGCCTGCTGTAATGGGGCTTGGACCGATCTACGCATCAAGAAAAGCACTCGGACGCGCTGGCTTGACAGTGGACGACCTGGGGCTTATTGAGTTGAATGAAGCGTTTGCTTCTCAATCGCTTGAATGTATCCGCCAGTTAGAGCTGGACCAAAGCAAAGTAAATGTCAACGGCGGGGCGATTGCTTTTGGCCATCCGCTTGGCGCAAGCGGCGCTCGTATTTTAACAACGCTTCTTTATGAAATGAAAAAACGCGATGAAAAATATGGATTGGCAACGATGTGTATTGGCGTCGGCCAAGGGATTGCTGCAATCGTAGAAAATATAAACGAATAA